AGTCAAAGGCTGAGAAATAGCTTATGGTTTTGAAGATTTTGCATATAGTTTTGCACTTTGAGTGAGAGCTTTCAAAAATCGTGTGACACGAAAAGATTTTGTGTgtaagcaatcgtaaaaaactgaaATTGGTTGTGTTTATAAGATTTTTGTGTGTTGCATAGAAaattgtgtgttgtgttttgcaAAAATGAAATTGAAAACTGAGTAAAAGGCAAAAAATTAGTGTATGGTTTTGCAGATTTAGTGTGTGGTTCTGGTGTTTGAGTGTCAGGTTTTAGAAATTGTGTGACAAGAAATAGTTTTGCGTGTAAgcagttgaaaaaaaactgtaatgtgacttATTTAACGATTAGGTTCCTACCTGAGTAAAATCCAGCAAGTGGTGGAAGGAAAAGAGCcagcagatttttttaaatgtgattgGACCACAGGACAGGAAGTCATATGACTGCATGTTGCAAGGTGTACACTTGTTACACAATCTATATCAGATCTTTCACAACACGATTTCTTATCAGGCAGTGAACGTGGGTCAAATATGGGTAACCTGTTGGGTCAAATTtaggttacactttattttgatagtccactttagacattctactaactataaataactttacccaaatttaatgtttttctaggttattttttaacccaataGTTTGCGGGTTTGTCTATATTTGAAACTAAAATGGCTTTTGTGTTTTTTGGTGTGTGCCACCCTTTTAATAACCAAAAAGAAACATGTCATAtgccttgtttttcatttagATGTGATTGGTGTCATTACAGCAATGTCCGTCCAGGACAAGTTATACGTGCTAACCCTAATACTAAGTTCACACAACACCAAAACACACAAAGGGAACAATTTCATGTGTGACATGCCAAATGTAGATATTGTATGCAACTATGCATAACTTTGTAGATACtgaaatataaattaaatatgcaTGTTAAATATGCACCACTGTGGTGTTGCAACACCTCTCACAGCTCTGTTTCTGCTGGATAACTTTCTGGAGGTTTATTTATGGCAAAATAGTGAAGCCGGAGCCTCACAGCGCCCCCATTGGGACAAAGAGAAGTGTGCCATGGAAACTGCCTTGCAATTCTGCAAAAGTGAGAGTGGGTAGCCGTCACATAGAAACACATGTTTTTCATGTCTTTTAAGTGCATATAATCAGCTTGGAAAGGTTTAAGTCGCTGCtctgtttaattgttttaaacaggTTGCTTTGGGAATGACGTGGAATGAATACAACTGCCTATCAGATGAACAAAAAATGAACCTCAAGAAAAGCAAAGGACTTTGATCTGATGGAAAAGCGCTGTGATCTGATGTCAACAGAAACAAAATGTTCTTGTAAAATGATGACAATCCCATGTACAGTACAGTGTAATTGTGAGTGTGTTACACAGTGAGTGAGTTTTCTTTCAGCCTGTTTATATAACGTCCAGCACTCATTTTTGGCCAAAGCTCTGTGCTCACAGCTACAGTAGACTGAACGGTTTACTCTTTACTATTACTTTGACAAATAGCTGCCATGTTTTTCTTTGTGATTTCTTTCTTCCCCTCCTCCATCCTTCAGTGCAGCTGTTTCTGCTCTCACTCGTTCTTTATCTCTCCTGTCTGCCATCAGTCTCCTCTTTAAACACAAGCAGCACATGTGAATATGAGGTGTGGGTGATTTCCTTAACTTTCAGCTGAATTTAGTAATgcttattttgaaataaaaacacatgaCGTATTTGCACTGTGAAACTTGTAGTATTTATCTTTACGCACCTCAAATACATAAACACAATGAGAATTAAAGCAGCAATAAAAGCGAAACATCGATACATCAGTAACAAAAATGCTCACAAACCGAGACGAAAAGGAATCGAAAGTGGAAATGCTTACACAGATTCAAACAAACATGCCATTTTCTAATATATTCTTATGCAAGTACATAATTGATAAGACGATTGATAAGACtatcagtttgtgtgtgtgtgtgtgtgtgtgtgtgtgtgtgtgtgtgtgtgtgtttgtggtggGAAGGAATTAGTGTGTCAAATGAATTAGACATCATGTGACTCCAGTGAAACATAACAGACCACGTGTGGATAGCTGACAAAGAAAAGTATGTAAGTGCCTGTACTTGCTTTAAAACAGAATCTGCTAGCTATCTTCACCAGCAAAAAGTGCTGTATGATATCTACAGATGTATGTAGGTATGAATTTTACAAACAGAATTTAACATTTTGATTCCATTTAAGAAGATGCCAAATGAGAATAATGTATTAAAGTGTATTATACATGCTCCTATACTATTCAATACATAACGTGATGATTGCAGCACATGAAAAGCTCATTCGATTGCATCACCTAATCCTTAACCAATAAACTTGATAATAAcaattgacaaaaaaaaaatggaattgGTTTGTAAAATTTGATTGTCTCAGGCACTATGACAGCTTGGTATCTGTATTTGAATTCAGCATAGGAAAATAGATATTATGATCACAGTTTAACCACTGGACTGGAATGTAACAGAGATAAACTTAAAGAACCAatggaaagaaagaaaacacacaaattatttgtgtttataatACCAACTTGATATCACAGGTATGCGTACGCATTTCACTAGGTGGCTTATTTGTATAAATTTGCATGGAtaaattgtacaaaaaagtACTGAGGAAAAGGCATTAATGAAACCCCGCCTCTAATCCCAGCGTCATTCAGTCAAATCGCACAAAAACGTACAAatgaactgtaaaaaatgaattCCTGGAGccttatttataaagcatgcgtacACATAGATCTGATCATAGAAtaagacagtggttctcaaactttttcagcgtgcggccccccttgtgtacggtgcattccttcacaGCCCCCCAAAGAACAATTTTGTTCTAaagcataacattttaattagacaaaacatattaaagtataAAAAGTAGTGTTGTTGgctagtagccttatttttttaggtttatttacacaacatttttgaaaaaattatgtattttataaaatgtcataaaactgggcccccctgGCAGCATCTTGCGCCCgcccccccagtttgagaaccactggaatAAGAAAATCACGGCAacgtccatatttataaaaacggACTTAGAGCCACGTCAGtatgcacttttgcttgtccgagtTTTTGGGAAATGAGCCATTTTTGCTGCTCttaaaggatttaaacattgttagGTGATCTTTTATATTTCAacgacattaattaggcatacATTTGTTCTGAATAACAAGTATGCGCTTTGAGAAATGATAACAAGATCGAATTTAGGGTGATTTCTAAGCAGCACTTTATAAATggttagttttggtaaaccattctcggcaagcatgtgaaaaaatagtcaTTGAAATCTGTCTttctttgtgatgtcagaaggggataataccgccctttaatctgcactatccaactacagcactgccatttagaggctgtttacacttggcattaacatgcgttttcatcgatcggatcacaagtggacgatgttaatgccaggtgtaaacggtgttcaaaacgttttgagctcaaccactgaacacaatgttttacgtcttttctgacttctggcgcgaACACACGGTGAACAACTTAAGTTACAGCTATAAAAATAGCACTGTAAGTTGAATCGTTCAAGTTGGttatactttaaattgtaaggCAACCAGGAATTTTCACAGTGTGTAATCGTACAAATTGATATGAATAAACCACCTCTTAAAATATGTGCGAATTTGGCATGAAATTTTATAAACATATCAGTATCTCTTGTGTACTTTAAAAAAGTCAGATCGACTGCTCCCTCTCCGGCAGGCATCTCTCTGGTTCTGACGCCAAGGCCGCTTCTCTCAGCACGACCATGTGATCCTCGGCTGCATGTAGTGATTGGTCGATCCAATCCAGGCAGCCAGACATGTGGCAAGCGTTTCGTGTCACCAGCACCAAGTGACTGACTGACAAAAGTAATGCAGTGGCCCTGTGGggaaatttaaagaaaatatatgcaGAAAGTCTACTTAAAACAGAAACAGTATGCATCCTGTTTGTCAGTAAAGCAAATTTACTGGGATCAACATGGCTTCATATGTAGGTATGAAATTACCTGGCGTCCAGTAGAATGGGGTCAAGGGGTGGATACATAGACCGAACCACATCATCAACCCTGtgacagcaaaaaaaaatcttagcaTCAGCGAGTATCAACACTGTCAGTAGTGTCACGCTCCCGAAACCGGTTACCTTGGGCTGATACGTTTGGCCACAGTGATGATGTCATTCAGGCTGGCAGGTGCCTTGACCTTTGCTCCAGACCCCATTGTCATGGCGACAAGCTTTTCGGTGAGAGTGTGACATATCTGTATGAAAAAAGAGTCATCAATGAAGAAATATTTTTAGTAattattaatactaaatatatagtatatatatagTAAATCTACCTTTAGAATTGCAATGCAGTGAGACACAAGGCCCCTGAGAGAGAGGAAATGAAAGGGAGATCACTACATTGTTAATATACTACAACAGTGATTATTAAAGTTGTGAGAATGAGTGTGAAGTGAAGGTAGTACGAGGCGTCCTCGATCCAGTCTTCATTCTCCAGCATGGCCTCAATGTGAGGGTTTGTGATGACAACATCGTCCAGTTCCAGCTCTGAAGGTTCACTTTGAGTCTCCATTGCTCCAATCAGATCCACTGTGGGTCTGAGATGGGGTAGATTAGGGGGTGAGAAAGTGAAAGGAAGTGAGTACCTTACTGGCTGAGAAAAACAATGGTGATGCAATGCAAAATGATCCCAGCCTAATCCACAATGTGAGTGCCATACTTGGAATCAAAGTGGTGAAGAAGGTCAGGAGGGTGGCAGTAGCGATGTCGGCACACAACCACTAATGCCACAAATGATGCCAGGAAGATGGTGGCCAGCACACCTATGGCCACAATCACAACTGTCTCCATGGTTACGTGATGATGAATGATGAAGATGAGGATTGTCTAAGAGTTGTTTGGTTGGGGACACCAAATTCAACATTTATCTGAGAAATAAAGGAACATTTAGAGGATGTTTGCATTAACTAtatttccacatactgtaaacAATACTGCTATCTAGTATACTTATTGTACTTATGTAGAGCTTAATTTAGACCTTTCAGATCAAGGCCCCTCTGAAGTTATTGCAGTCCAGGAAGCAATATTAAACATAATGTTTATGTATAAAAAAGAAGAGTCAGTGTGggagtgtgtttgtgtacctGGTTCCTTTGTAGGGGCCACTCCTATCAGACTTTAGCCCAGTTTAGTCAATTATTATCCTGGTTACAggtgtatgtactgtatatccCTGATATTATAGTGAGTGTGAATGGTGTGATTGCTgtaagttaaaataaataaattgtagCATGCACTGCCATGTTAAGACGTTTTATCTATATCATTATTCCTTCCCCATGTCACACTTTTGTTCTTTTGTTTTGTAGACTTTTAGTTTGTAATTTGTGTTTCGTGTTTCCCCTCCTCCTCTTTATTAGGCCATGCCATCTTATTTATTAAGGCTGGTCTTTATAATCTACAATGTGGTAAATTgttaattattgtttttttggcAGTTTCAGTTCAAAATGTCCCTTCTTTTCATGAAGCCTAATGAGTTAAGCATTATCTGTTTACACTGCTAGTAATGCAATGATTATTCACTATGGGCAGCTATTACAATATAAATAGTTCATTTCCATCAAGAGGATTACGTATGTGAAATTCAGTTTTGGAATGCTGTAATTCACAAATCAGATTAATGAGCACTCTTCTGGCTGTGTCATGCAATCTCTCTTAGCCAAATTCCCCTGAGCATTTGGAGACATTAttgatatacacattttatGTATGTTTTATGAATAGTAACATAAGTTACCTAAAAGTTGATcatagtaaaaaataaatattttatttgactgCAGTGATCATGCAGAATGTCAGTTAGACAGACAAATCTGAatgaataaattataaattatatgaataatatacatttgaGAAGTATAATTATTTcccaaaataaatattaatacaggCTCATGTAATTTTTACAGTCAGTTAATATGAACTGCAGTTGataaaggaaaataaatatggaCCACAATGAACATAACTCGGACCAAAAATACTCATAAAGCAACAAAACAGACTTGGTGTCAATGCAAGTTTGAGGAATAGATGACAAATTATGTTATtatgaaataaacaaaaataaaatgcaaatagGAAGAAAGATAATTTTCTgtatgtaataaaataataaatttaggATGTCATGCATTATAGATCTAAGCACTCAAGTATGACTAACATTAAACGCATTGTGGCAGTTACCTGGACAGGTTTAGATTAAACCAGGACTATAGGCCTTATAATGAcagtagttttaacaaacacaccAGTCTCTTTTCTGTAAGTTACAGAAAACAAAACTGGTATGCATCTTGAgaaaaacaatggcactgaatgataggttaaaataaaagtcagtgcaagatgtttttaaatgaacacACGTGCAATGTAGTCTGAAACTAgaataaaccctgtctgggaaaccaccccattgtGTACCATGATGAGTTTAATGTATAACATCAATAAACGTTATTACATTAGAGTTCAATAGAGAAGGTACATTCAAAATATAACGCATATATTTCATATAGGGTTTCATCTTATACATTTAGGCTATATCAATAAGTGAACAGTACATACGTTTTTGTTTACTGTCAAAGTTATGTTCAAATTATGTTACCCTAGTTAAGTTAACATTCTTAAAAGCACAAAATCACTCACAATACTTCTTTAAGGACTGAGGATGTTTATGGTAgcctttaataaaatattaacaacATTGATGCTGTTTTGTTTACTGCCTCACACGGATAAACACTTATGTCTAAAAGTTTTCTTTAGGTTCAaggtaatacatttttttaattcacaGTCACTATGTGTTGTCTTTTTAGAAATGAAACTGTCCTATATAGACTCAATTAATGTCCATATCAGCAACCCCATCATCAGGCTGTACAATTGCAGAGCACAACTTCACACAATCATCATTTTACAATCATTATTAATGTTATCAGAGAAATTctaataaatacatatttaagaATATATTGGATAACATAAACCCTGACGAGAAACGTTTAAGTATCTTACCTATATACCGTTTCCATTTTGCGGCGTTTGTTCCATTAAAACAAAGCGCGTTTGGGTGGTCGAGTGGAGACGGCGCGGAGATCTCCAGCGCGGGAGTGCGCACTGCAGTTCGGTGAACTTCGCTCCGAGGCGCGCGCTCACATCCACTGTAAACTGTTAACACTCAGCCACAAGGTGTCAGTGACGAGTCAAACCATTTAGtcattaaaaagtaaatgaaaCTAAAACAGCTTTGTAAGATTTAAGAGCAGGATTAGAGAATAGAAAAAACATTAGTTTAAGCAATAAAATCCCATGGGACATCAGTGTGTGACTCTGTGTTTTATCAGTTATagagataaaaaaaaatcttttaaggATGAGGGTTCATAAAAGTGACAAAGTAATTGATAAAGGTTACATCATCTTTAGTATTCCCATCACAAAAAATAGACTCTGTATGCTGTTTTCAATGCTCAGCTGTATTCATTGGAAGTTGCAATGTGCATGGTACAAGCAGAACAGATGTCATTTCACAGCTTATTTTTAACAATCCGACATTTGGTTAAGATTGAATAGTCTGCAAACATTTGCAACTACGCATGATACTTCACTGCATCATCTTTTTTAATGCTGCTTCCTGTTCTTTAGTGCTATTTTGATGTTATCTCATAAGCTGGTTACTTGTTTACATGacttattttataaaaactCTGACATTTTTtctaacatttttaatttaaaaataactatTTTGTTGTTCATGACATGACAGACATATGTGTAAAGATTTCAGGTCAATAACACAAATTGCTCTATTAAGATtaacttttcattttttatttcaagttTTATACACTTTGCTAGCAAACCACATCACAAAAACGTATAGTATACTTGACACTGTTTGCAATTTTGCGAATAGTTAGTTGACCTAAACTGTAAATTAAAATAGAACAATACAATAGCTGCAGGTTAAGTTAAAGGAAAATGACTACTAGGGTCCAGCTGCTTTGTTGCTtatagtttttacaaacgtgTATGTTTTAGCTTTATTTTAAGCAGACATACTCAGAGCATTCTGCTGTGATGATCTGTTTTTGAGCAGGTcttgctgcattttttacatggACAACCGTCGAATATGTCACTTCATCCTGGAGAAATAAACAGAATGAGTGAGATTGTGTTATAAATACATACCTTCACACAAGCATAaagtacaaacacacacacacacacacacacacacacacacacacgcacacacacacgcacacacacacgcacacacacacgcacacacacgcacacgcacacgcacaaacacacgcacagaATAGATTTTGACTGACCTCAGTTTCATCTTGTTTAATGTGTTGGTCTTGAGCTGAGCTATCAGGCTTTAAGACATCCTTATAAATGAGAACGCTTGTTAAAGAATACACAAATatatgcatcatatttacacaCCCTCTTTCTCAAACTTTCTGAAATGTATCTGGCACCTGACTTTGTTGCAGTGTACAAACTGATTTGATGCTTTTCATGAATAGTAACTGTCAGGTAAACAACAGGGCTTCTATTGACAAAATATACAGTATGCCATGTATCTACATCTTAACTTAATATCTTGTTACAATAGATTTGTGTTCACCTTCTTCTCCCCATCATTATACAGCACTAGTCCATCACTGGTCCCATTTTTCACATCTCTTGTTTCTAAACAAAACATTAGCCAGAAATGCAGATACATCAGTAATCGCTTAATATTTCAGAATATATCTTAAGATGCTAGTTTAGAATAAAATCTAACATTTAATATTGAGCCACAATAAATTGCAACTTTCAGTTATAACTGAACTTTACTGAATATCAAACGAAAAgttttacactctaaaaaattctttgctgccttattttttagttgtttaatcaactcagatttacaagtcattaaaacaattatttatcttgactagagatgagctGTTATAACTTAGAAATATCATTGAAATATGTCAAcgttattttataagttgtagcaactaatctcttgtcaagataaataatagtaagttaaaatgacttacaaatatgag
This window of the Misgurnus anguillicaudatus chromosome 19, ASM2758022v2, whole genome shotgun sequence genome carries:
- the tmem98 gene encoding transmembrane protein 98; translated protein: METVVIVAIGVLATIFLASFVALVVVCRHRYCHPPDLLHHFDSKPTVDLIGAMETQSEPSELELDDVVITNPHIEAMLENEDWIEDASGLVSHCIAILKICHTLTEKLVAMTMGSGAKVKAPASLNDIITVAKRISPRVDDVVRSMYPPLDPILLDARATALLLSVSHLVLVTRNACHMSGCLDWIDQSLHAAEDHMVVLREAALASEPERCLPEREQSI